The Aspergillus nidulans FGSC A4 chromosome VII nucleotide sequence GCATGTGGTACAGTCGGTGCAGCAAATCACCAGCCCAGAAGGTGTTCGTCTCCCACTCAGAGATGGTGTATCCCTGCGAGCACATTGTGCTCAGGGACCGACGAGTGGTGTAGCTGAGTTCGCAGATGACAGTCTCATCGCTGGCGTTCTCGCCGCGCCAATGGCCACCCCAGCCTGTGAATGTTAGCTTCGAACACACAAGACAGGGGTCTCTAAGCTTACCCTCAAGAGCACAGTTGCCGTCGGGGTTATCgcagcggaagaggatgttaTCTGGGTTtccgttgacgatgatgtcgtATGCTCCGATGGCGGTTAGAGAGGGCCTGTCGCCAAAGTACTTGCGATAGATGGCGCTCTCATTGCCCCAAcggaggatatggtctttgGCGTGCTCAGCAAGGGTCACGGTCTCCTGGAGAGCGGTGGCTAGCTGGCGCTGTTCGGTGGCATTGCAGCTGTGGTGGATGGGGAAAGGAGACTTGATCGGGTCCTCCAACGGCAACGGGGTTTGCTGAGTGGGAAGAGCCGCGATTGAGGCGCAGAGGGCCAAagtgagagcgaggagctgcATATTGAAAGCTGAACGTGCGTCTGCTCTGGGTTTCAAGCTCGACCGCTGTCAATCTGCAGGGACATGCAGGGCCGCCATGCTGACGGTATTTATgcctttcctcttcctcaactctcGAGTACCCTTGGATCCCCAAGAGATGGAACTCCTTGGGTCCCTCGTATCTTCTGATGCCTTGCGTATGGCATCACTTTGCATCCCACGTCTTGCCAAGTAGCCAAGGCCACCAGAGGACCCTGGGGACGACGGGCTAAACTGCAAGAAAGAAACTGCCCGGCGCATTTCTCCACTGTCAGAGGGTCAGATCTGTCGCGGCCCTGCTGTTGGCACTTGGCACAATCAAGTCCCTTGGCAGAACGCTTGGCGTGTGTACCTTGGTGGTTAGCAGGATGGAAACT carries:
- the aspf2 gene encoding antigen aspnd1 (transcript_id=CADANIAT00008481), whose amino-acid sequence is MQLLALTLALCASIAALPTQQTPLPLEDPIKSPFPIHHSCNATEQRQLATALQETVTLAEHAKDHILRWGNESAIYRKYFGDRPSLTAIGAYDIIVNGNPDNILFRCDNPDGNCALEGWGGHWRGENASDETVICELSYTTRRSLSTMCSQGYTISEWETNTFWAGDLLHRLYHMPAIGQGLVEHYADGYEGVLELAEGNRTEAVHDSETLQYFALEVYAYDVAVPGIGCVGGEEENDGQGEEQTEEPAQDDQQDEAAEEEIPENCHTHEGGELHCT